A window of the Algoriphagus halophilus genome harbors these coding sequences:
- a CDS encoding DUF5686 and carboxypeptidase regulatory-like domain-containing protein, with the protein MRPDYKIFIQSVFLLLISVVVGGSVLAQGIRGKVVSSEGELLPYASVYIRNLGDGVPTNQDGRYEYKLDPGVYDVLIQFLGYKSQLKTIEVGEQWVDLDFVLEPQVYTLSEVEVRAGQEDPALTIMRKAISKAKFHRLQLQQYSMTVYLKGTGQLTDAPFFLKKTLEKEGLKLNEAYTSESVSRITFTQPNKVEEKVISIRTNGDNQSTSPAPYIQTSFYQEKINDIISPLSRSAFTYYRFTYEGSFFDQDVLVNKIKVTPRSRGERVFEGYIYIIEDLWAIHSLNLKTSLLGFDIQATQQYALVADNVWMPLTHTYRFGGKFFGFEGEFKYLASTREYEVTLNPDLAYVPEIIDEKVQEVTEDVADFKKTESALEQLAKEQPTTRKEYRKLINEYEKESLKERDEPDVIRESYYSIDSLAKKRDLSYWDSIRPVPLTEKEIEGYRRDDSLAVIEAAKVSEVDSVAKKARRKYKPLDFMNGASYSFGKGVSIGFKQNWTKISFNTVEGFKFGMGMFYRKYQEEKLADSVNRIRKSFNIEPELRYGISSNRFYGKVDFRWSTTKPISGTTFGVEGGRYIYQFNGGEPINEQVNAFYSLLFRQNYMKLYEQDFARAYWAHRVNYGFTYRANLTYAERRELFNNSNYSWYNKEERTYTSNRPENVEVDEMAFTDHEILKFNASIAWRPGVKYGIRNGRKYPITNRSPLINFNYTKALGGLLNSETAADFDHLELGIEHFFEFGVSGKLDFNVSAGTFLSNKQVYFQDYQHFGGNRTIFSNFGPASNYRFMDYYKYSTNTSYVSGIFHYQFRKFLLTQLPMLRFSGVRENLFFNYLKTENSPSYWEAGYSLDNLFRIFRLEMGAGFENGNYLRGGVRFGIATFIQVN; encoded by the coding sequence ATGCGGCCCGACTATAAAATTTTTATTCAATCTGTTTTTTTATTACTGATTTCGGTAGTTGTTGGAGGTTCTGTTTTGGCTCAAGGAATACGGGGCAAAGTCGTTTCTTCGGAAGGTGAACTCTTACCTTATGCTTCCGTGTATATTCGAAATTTGGGAGACGGTGTTCCTACCAATCAAGATGGGAGGTATGAATATAAATTGGACCCCGGAGTTTATGACGTTCTGATCCAATTCTTAGGCTATAAGTCCCAATTGAAAACAATAGAGGTGGGAGAGCAATGGGTGGATCTGGATTTTGTACTAGAACCACAAGTTTACACCCTAAGCGAAGTGGAAGTAAGGGCAGGGCAGGAAGATCCAGCTTTGACCATTATGAGGAAAGCCATTTCCAAAGCAAAATTCCATCGTTTACAGTTGCAGCAATATAGCATGACAGTTTACCTGAAAGGTACTGGCCAGCTTACAGATGCTCCCTTTTTCCTAAAGAAGACTTTGGAAAAAGAAGGTCTGAAACTCAATGAAGCTTATACCAGTGAGTCAGTTTCAAGAATTACCTTCACCCAACCCAACAAAGTGGAGGAAAAAGTGATTTCAATTAGAACCAATGGGGATAATCAGTCTACTTCCCCTGCGCCTTACATCCAAACAAGTTTCTATCAGGAAAAAATCAATGATATTATTTCACCCTTGTCAAGGTCCGCATTCACCTATTATCGATTCACGTATGAAGGGAGTTTCTTTGACCAGGATGTGCTAGTGAATAAAATCAAGGTTACCCCAAGGTCCAGAGGAGAGCGGGTATTTGAGGGATATATTTATATCATTGAAGATCTCTGGGCGATCCATTCACTTAACCTGAAGACTTCTCTTTTGGGGTTTGATATTCAAGCAACCCAACAATATGCACTTGTTGCGGATAATGTCTGGATGCCTTTGACGCATACTTATCGGTTTGGGGGGAAGTTTTTCGGATTTGAGGGTGAATTCAAATACCTGGCTTCTACCAGAGAATATGAAGTCACCTTAAATCCTGATTTGGCCTATGTTCCAGAGATTATAGACGAAAAAGTACAAGAGGTAACCGAAGATGTAGCTGACTTTAAAAAAACGGAATCGGCGTTGGAGCAATTGGCCAAAGAACAACCCACCACTCGAAAAGAATATAGAAAGCTAATCAATGAATATGAAAAAGAATCGCTGAAAGAGCGGGATGAGCCTGATGTGATCCGGGAAAGTTATTATAGCATAGATTCTCTTGCGAAAAAACGTGATTTATCTTATTGGGATAGCATCAGGCCAGTTCCTCTGACCGAGAAAGAAATAGAAGGGTATAGAAGAGATGATAGCCTAGCAGTCATAGAAGCTGCAAAAGTTAGCGAGGTGGATTCGGTGGCAAAAAAAGCGAGAAGGAAGTATAAGCCCTTAGATTTTATGAATGGGGCCTCTTACAGTTTTGGGAAAGGCGTTTCGATTGGATTTAAGCAAAATTGGACCAAGATCTCATTTAACACAGTGGAAGGTTTTAAGTTCGGTATGGGAATGTTTTACCGAAAATATCAAGAGGAGAAACTAGCCGATTCGGTCAATCGAATCCGGAAAAGCTTCAATATTGAGCCAGAGTTGCGATATGGTATTTCAAGTAATCGATTTTATGGAAAAGTGGACTTTCGATGGTCTACCACAAAACCTATCTCAGGAACTACTTTTGGGGTTGAGGGGGGAAGATATATTTATCAATTCAATGGGGGAGAGCCTATCAATGAACAGGTAAATGCTTTTTATTCTCTATTGTTTCGGCAGAATTACATGAAGCTTTACGAACAGGATTTTGCAAGGGCTTATTGGGCTCATCGGGTAAATTATGGATTTACCTACCGAGCTAACTTAACCTATGCGGAAAGGAGAGAACTTTTTAATAATTCCAATTATAGCTGGTACAACAAAGAAGAGAGAACCTATACCAGCAACCGACCAGAAAATGTTGAGGTCGATGAAATGGCTTTCACTGATCATGAAATACTAAAGTTTAATGCGTCTATTGCCTGGAGACCGGGTGTAAAATATGGCATTAGAAATGGTCGTAAATATCCAATTACCAATCGATCTCCTTTGATCAATTTCAATTATACAAAAGCTCTGGGAGGATTGTTAAATTCTGAGACTGCTGCTGATTTTGATCATTTGGAGTTAGGGATAGAGCACTTTTTTGAATTTGGCGTGAGTGGAAAGTTGGACTTCAATGTTTCTGCAGGTACATTTTTGAGTAATAAGCAAGTCTATTTTCAGGACTACCAGCATTTTGGAGGTAACAGAACCATATTTTCGAATTTTGGACCTGCTTCAAATTACCGATTTATGGATTACTACAAGTACAGCACCAATACCTCCTACGTTTCAGGGATTTTCCATTATCAATTCCGAAAATTTCTGTTGACTCAATTGCCTATGCTCCGGTTTTCAGGGGTGAGGGAAAACCTCTTTTTTAATTATTTGAAGACTGAAAATTCACCTAGTTATTGGGA